The sequence TCATCCCTGCCGCCGAGCCCCTACGGGCACACCACCTCGTCGCCCCTCACCGTCGAGAACTCGCCCGCCTGACGGGGCTCCGCCTTGACCCGCTGCACCTTCGTGAAGTCCGAGCCCACCGTCACCCGCATCTGCGGGCCCTGGCCCTTCACCGCCTTCAGCTCGCTCCCGGGCAGCGCCGTGGCCAGGGACTTCGCCGACCGGTCCCAGCGCGGGTCGTACTCCACGAGCGTCCGCTCCAGCTCCCGCACCTCCCCGTTGAGCGGGGCCTGGGTGGTGGCGAACCCGGTCGCGCGCAGCGCCTCGTCCGCGGTCCGGCCCAGGCCGTCCTTCGGGGTCCCGTTGTAGACCTGGACGCGGATCTCCCCGGGTGCCACGTCGACCAGCTTCGCGGGGGGCTGCCGCGGGCCCGGCGCGGGCTTCGGCTCCGGCTTCGCCGGGGCCAGCGGCTTGTCCTCGCGCAGGGCCTGGAACAGCTTCTTCGCCTTCTTCGCGTCCCACTGCACCGTCGAGCCGATGCCCTTGACCGGGAAGCTGGGGTTGCCGACGGGCACGGACGCGAACTCCGACGAGGCGGGGCCGAAGCCCTTCATCGCCTTTCCGAGCGCCAGCATCTGCTCCGTACCGAAGCCCTCGTCGGCCCGGACCGAGCCGAGCACCGAGGCGGAGACCTGCTGGAACCTCACCGGGTTCAGCAGCACCCCGCTGCTCGTCGCCTGCTTGATCAGCGCCGCCATGAACTTCTGCTGGCGCTCCATCCGGCCCAGGTCGGAGGCCACGTCCACGTGGCGCGAGCGGACGTACTGGAGCGCCTGGCCGCCGTCCAGCTCGTGCGTGCCCGCGGGCAGGTCGAGGCCGGTGTACGAGTCCTTCATCGGCCGCGCCGTGCAGATCTTCACCCCGCCCACCGCGTCGACCGTCTTCATGAAGCTGGTGAAGTCGACCTCCAGATAGTGGTCGATCTTGACGCCCGTCATGTCCTCGACGGTGCGCACGGTCAGGGTCGGCCCGCCCTCCGCGTAGGCGGCGTTCAGCTTCACCGGGTGGCTCGCGTGGTGCTTGCCCGTGGTGCGGTCGGTGTGGGCGGGCATCTCGGCGTAACTGTCCCGGGGGAGGCTGACCACGCTCGCCCGCTGCCGGTCGGCCGACAGGTGGACCAGCATGATCGTGTCGGTGCAGTGGCAGGGCGCCCCACCGAGCCGGTACTTCCGCTTCTCGGCCTTGGTGATCGTGTCCCGGCCGTCCGTGCCGACGAGCAGCAGATTCGTGCCGCGGCCCCCTTCGGGGCGGTTCTTCATGTTCTGGAACGGGTCGACCCGGCCGATCCCGCCCTCCAGGCTGCTCACCACGGCGTGACCGATCCCGCCCGCCCCCAGCACCAGCACCGACAGACCGGTCGCCACCCGCATGCCCCAGCGCGGGCGCTCGTCCTGCTTGCGGCTGCGGACCGGCCGGGCGCCCTGGGGCGGACGGCGTCGCGGGGGAGTGGTGCGGGGGCGCTGCGGTCGCTGCGGTGGGGGCACGGGGGGAGACACCTCCGGGGTGCAAGGGAGACACCTCTGCGGTGCAAGGGGACCATCGCACGGTAGGCCCATACGACCACCGTCCCCGGGCGCGACCCGGCGGCGCGCACCCGTGTCCCCCATTCGCGGTAACGTGGCGGCCGAAAACCGAGCCGCCTCCTGGGGTACGCAACCCCCGGCGCCCCCGAGGACCCCCCGAGGACCACATGTCTGCCGCGCAGTACCCCGCCGTCTCCGTGATCATGCCGGTGCTCAACGAGGAACGCCATCTCAGGAACTCGGTCCGGCACATCCTGGAGCAGGAGTACCCCGGTGAGATGGAGGTCGTGATCGCGCTCGGCCCCTCCGCCGACCGGACGGACGAGATCGCCGCCGAGCTGGTCGCCGAGGACTCCCGCGTCCACACGGTGCCCAACCCCACCGGCCGCACCCCCGCCGCCCTCAACGCGGCGATCAAGGCGTCCCGCCACCCGGTCGTCGTCCGCGTCGACGGCCACGGCATGCTCTCGCCGGACTACATCGCGACCGCCGTCCGCCTCCTGGAGGAGACCGGCGCCCAGAACGTCGGCGGCATCATGCACGCCGAGGGCGAGAACGCCTGGGAGGACGCCGTCGCCGCCGCGATGACCTCGAAGATCGGCGTCGGCAACGCGGCCTTCC is a genomic window of Streptomyces sp. YPW6 containing:
- a CDS encoding LCP family protein; protein product: MRVATGLSVLVLGAGGIGHAVVSSLEGGIGRVDPFQNMKNRPEGGRGTNLLLVGTDGRDTITKAEKRKYRLGGAPCHCTDTIMLVHLSADRQRASVVSLPRDSYAEMPAHTDRTTGKHHASHPVKLNAAYAEGGPTLTVRTVEDMTGVKIDHYLEVDFTSFMKTVDAVGGVKICTARPMKDSYTGLDLPAGTHELDGGQALQYVRSRHVDVASDLGRMERQQKFMAALIKQATSSGVLLNPVRFQQVSASVLGSVRADEGFGTEQMLALGKAMKGFGPASSEFASVPVGNPSFPVKGIGSTVQWDAKKAKKLFQALREDKPLAPAKPEPKPAPGPRQPPAKLVDVAPGEIRVQVYNGTPKDGLGRTADEALRATGFATTQAPLNGEVRELERTLVEYDPRWDRSAKSLATALPGSELKAVKGQGPQMRVTVGSDFTKVQRVKAEPRQAGEFSTVRGDEVVCP